Proteins from a single region of Stappia sp. ES.058:
- a CDS encoding ATP-binding cassette domain-containing protein, which produces MPDARLKTIEGGRDIPDSASAPLLMQARGLAFRPSGKPLVDGIDLDIREGRRLLIMGSNGAGKSLLMRLLHGLLPPTCGEVIWRGKPLDRTAMREQAMVFQRPVMLRRSVLANLQFALAVRGIGGAERRRRVEEALEQARLGDLARRPARVLSGGEQQRLALARALACTPRLLFLDEPTASLDPASTLAIENLIATAHARGITIVMITHDKGQARRLGDDIAFLHAGRLVESGPAARVLETPSSGAARAWLEGRLYLDDPSPITPSPTP; this is translated from the coding sequence ATGCCTGACGCCCGGCTGAAGACGATCGAGGGCGGTCGGGACATCCCCGACAGCGCATCCGCCCCGCTGCTGATGCAGGCCCGCGGCCTTGCATTCCGCCCGTCCGGAAAACCCCTTGTCGACGGCATCGACCTCGACATCCGCGAAGGCCGGCGTCTTCTCATCATGGGATCGAACGGCGCCGGAAAGAGCCTGCTGATGCGGCTGTTGCACGGTCTTCTGCCGCCCACTTGCGGAGAGGTCATCTGGCGCGGGAAACCGCTCGACCGCACCGCGATGCGCGAACAGGCGATGGTGTTCCAGCGCCCGGTGATGCTGCGCCGTTCGGTTCTGGCGAACCTCCAGTTCGCGCTCGCCGTGCGCGGCATCGGCGGGGCGGAACGCCGCCGACGCGTCGAGGAAGCACTGGAGCAGGCGCGCCTCGGGGATCTCGCCCGACGTCCTGCACGCGTTCTGTCCGGCGGCGAGCAACAGCGTCTCGCGCTCGCGCGCGCCCTCGCCTGCACACCGCGTCTCCTGTTTCTGGACGAACCGACCGCCAGCCTTGACCCCGCTTCCACACTGGCGATCGAGAACCTGATCGCCACCGCCCACGCCCGCGGCATCACCATCGTCATGATCACCCATGACAAGGGGCAGGCCCGCCGTCTCGGCGACGACATCGCCTTCCTGCACGCCGGCCGGCTGGTCGAAAGCGGCCCGGCCGCACGCGTGCTCGAAACCCCAAGCTCGGGCGCCGCGCGCGCCTGGCTGGAGGGGCGTCTCTATCTGGACGACCCCTCCCCGATCACCCCGTCCCCGACACCCTGA